Within the Streptomyces sp. NBC_00353 genome, the region GGCCGGGTCGGTGTACGAGCGCACGTCCGGGCGGCAGGTGTTGGTCGGGTTGTCGTAGTTCGGGTAGCAGAACGGCGTACCGCTGTCCTCCATCTGCACCCCGTACGGGTGGATGGAGATGAAGCGGGTCTGGCTGCCCGAGCGCAGTGCGCTCATCGCGACCTCAAGGGTCTTGGCGCCCTCCGGCACGTTCACGAAGTACGACGTGGTGCTGTTGCGCTGCACCGAGCCGGACGCGGTGAACGCGTAGGCGGGCTTCACCAGGTCCTTGGCGACGACGACCGTGGCGAGGATCTGCTGGTCCACACCGGAGGTCTTCGCGTCGTCGACCTGCAGGATCGCGCTGTGCACGCCCGCGCTGCCCGGCTTCGCCTGGACCTTGACGGTCACGGGCTTGCCCAGCGGCAGCGAGACGGTGCTGCTGCCGGTCAGGGCGAAGGTGCCGTCGTTGTTCTTCCAGGACAGCTTGTGCGCGACGGCCTTGTCCGGGCCCGTGGTGCGGGTGACCGTGACGTCGTACGACTTCTTCTGGCCGGCCTTCAGGCCGCCCTCGCGGTCGTACAGGCCGGTACCGAAGCCGGGGGTCTTCAGCGCGAAGTCGATCGCCGTGTCGACCGGGGCCTTCACGGAGTACTCGTGCGCCGGGGAACCCTGCTTCTCGATCTGCTTCCAGGCGCCCACGATGTTGATCAGGCCGGAACCCTGGGCGTGCGCGGGCACTCCCTGGATGTGGGTCGCGGTGCTGGTCAGCGCGGTACGCAGGTCGGCCGGGGGCAGCTCGATGTGCTTCTGCTTCGCGGCGGACAGCAGCAGCGCGGTCGCACCGGCGGCCTGCGGCGAGGACATCGAGGTGCCCTGCAGCATGGAGTAACCGGCCGGAAGCGAGTAGCCCGCCTCCTTGACCGGGCCGCCGGGCAGCCAGGTCTGGGTGGTGTTGATGGAGGCGCCGGGCGCGGTCAGGATCGGCGCGAAGCCGCCGTCCTCACGCGGACCACGGGACGAGAACGGCAGCATGTCGTACTTCTTGGTGACATTGGAGCCGTAGTTGGCGGCCCAGGTCTCCTTGGAGATGGACGCGCCGACGGAGATGACGTGATCGGCGAGGCCGGGGTCACCGATGGTGTTCACACCCGGGCCGTCGTTGCCGGCCGAGATGACCAGCTGGACGCCGTAGGTGTCGATGAGCCGCTTGTAAAGCGCCGCGCGGGCGTTGTTGCCGTCGTTGAGCGGCGGCAGGCCACCGATCGACATGTTGACGACATCGACACCGCGGTTCACGACGAGGTCGATCATGCCTTCCATGAGCGCGATGTTGGTGCAGCCGCCGGACCAGGTGCAGGCGCGCGAGGAGACGATCTTCGCGCCGGGCGCGGCGCCGTTCATCTTGCCGCCGAAGAGCCCGTTGGCGGAGGTGATGCCGGCGACGTGGGTGCCGTGCTCGCTCTCGATGACACCGATGTTGACGTAGTCGGCCTTGTCGCCGGCCGCGTTGTACTCGACGTTCTTGCGCGTCTCGACGACGAACGGGATGCGCTCGACGACCTGGGTCCGCGGGTCGTCCGTGCCGAAGTAGGAGACCTGGTGCTTCTCCTTGTACGGCTTCAGGACCGCGTCGTTCGAGAAGTCGGCGTCGTTGTTCAGGTCGACGCGCGTGGTACCGGTGACCGGGTCGTAGAGCACGGCCCAGGTGTCGGTGGTGTCGCCGTCCCGGTTCAGGTCCCCGGCCATGTCACCACCCTTGGTGGCGGCCTCGGAGAAGAGCTGGATCTTGTACGAGCCCTCGGGCGCCGAGTAGGTGCGGCCACCGATCGTGAAGACGGGGCCGGTCACCGAGGCGGTCATCCGCAGCCAGGTGCCGTCGCCGTCGTCGACCGGGTCGGTGGCTGTCACCCAGTCGACGATCTTGCGCTCGCCGGTGGTGGTCTTCTGGAGCGCCGGGTGACCGAGGTCGACACCCGAGTCCAGGATGCCGATGGTCACGCCGCGGCCGTCGGCCTTCGGGTGCTGCTGGACGAAGTCGACCGCGCCCGTCTCGAAGGACGGGTTGTACGGGTTCTTCGCCGGCGTCTTCTTGCCGGGCGCCGGGTAGGTGCCCGTGGCCTGCGTCTTCGCCCCGGCGGCCCGGTCGCCCGCAGGCGTCGGGTCGTCGAGCATGATCTCCTGCTTGAGATCGATGCCGTGGACGGACGTCAGCTTCGAGGCCGCCTTGATGGTCGCCTCGGCGGTCGCGGTCGGGACGGTCGCGCGTACGTAGCCGAGCTTGTCGTACGTACGCCCCAGCACGGACCCCTTCACGGCGTCCAGCTGCTCGGCGACCTGCTCGGTCGCACCGGGCGTGGTGGCGACCATCATGGTGACGTTCTTCTCGCCCTTGGCCTTCGCCTTGGTCAGGACGTCGGCGTCGGCCGCACCGAGCTTGTCGCTCGTGGCGGTGGCCTTCACGGGGGTGTCGGCCGGGTCGTCGGCGGCGAAGACCGGGGTCACGCCGGAGGCGGCCAGTGCGGCCACCAGACCGGCAGCGGCCGCGACTCGGGCCACGCGTCTCGCCCCGGATATGGAGCTGGGGGATTCGGAGGTCATCAGCATCCCTGTATGTGAAAGAGAAAGTCCGGAATTCGGTTCCGGATGACCGCTCAGCCTTTCGTAAACGACCTGCGTTTGTGGAGGGTTGAGGGAGGCGAGATGCGGTCATGGCGTACTTCCGCCACTGGGGCTGATGCGTCATGAGGGACGAATGGGTCGATAACTGCCCCTTCACCGGGGCAGGATGACCACATACGCGGCAGGTTCGCGGTCGGCCGCCGCCATCAGGGCGGTACGCACCACGGTCGCCTGCTGGTCCGCCGCGATACGTAGCTTCCTCGGCGCGACGTGGACGACGGTGACCCCGAGCCGTTCCAGATGCTCCCGCTCGGCGGCGCAGCCGGACCACTCGGCGTCGTGCCCCTCCAGGCGTCGGTCGCCGTCGAGCGT harbors:
- a CDS encoding S8 family serine peptidase, which produces MLMTSESPSSISGARRVARVAAAAGLVAALAASGVTPVFAADDPADTPVKATATSDKLGAADADVLTKAKAKGEKNVTMMVATTPGATEQVAEQLDAVKGSVLGRTYDKLGYVRATVPTATAEATIKAASKLTSVHGIDLKQEIMLDDPTPAGDRAAGAKTQATGTYPAPGKKTPAKNPYNPSFETGAVDFVQQHPKADGRGVTIGILDSGVDLGHPALQKTTTGERKIVDWVTATDPVDDGDGTWLRMTASVTGPVFTIGGRTYSAPEGSYKIQLFSEAATKGGDMAGDLNRDGDTTDTWAVLYDPVTGTTRVDLNNDADFSNDAVLKPYKEKHQVSYFGTDDPRTQVVERIPFVVETRKNVEYNAAGDKADYVNIGVIESEHGTHVAGITSANGLFGGKMNGAAPGAKIVSSRACTWSGGCTNIALMEGMIDLVVNRGVDVVNMSIGGLPPLNDGNNARAALYKRLIDTYGVQLVISAGNDGPGVNTIGDPGLADHVISVGASISKETWAANYGSNVTKKYDMLPFSSRGPREDGGFAPILTAPGASINTTQTWLPGGPVKEAGYSLPAGYSMLQGTSMSSPQAAGATALLLSAAKQKHIELPPADLRTALTSTATHIQGVPAHAQGSGLINIVGAWKQIEKQGSPAHEYSVKAPVDTAIDFALKTPGFGTGLYDREGGLKAGQKKSYDVTVTRTTGPDKAVAHKLSWKNNDGTFALTGSSTVSLPLGKPVTVKVQAKPGSAGVHSAILQVDDAKTSGVDQQILATVVVAKDLVKPAYAFTASGSVQRNSTTSYFVNVPEGAKTLEVAMSALRSGSQTRFISIHPYGVQMEDSGTPFCYPNYDNPTNTCRPDVRSYTDPAPGVWEIEVESRRTSPLLDNPFKLDVSLLGASFDPAVQTLPEAKIGTPTAVNWTVTNSAGDLEGKLKGGSLGSAKVATPSIKTGDQQVTTVTIGEGVEKLDVAIGGTSDANADIDLYVLDAAGNQVGSSTSAGAEESVSLADPAAGTYTIVVDGYSVPAGTTTYDYRDVYYSPSLGTLKVDESKAVNLASGASAQVGADVVVGGAAPEGRQFFGEVQLVNSRGTAAGTGSVVIEKVTP